The following is a genomic window from Pseudochaenichthys georgianus chromosome 9, fPseGeo1.2, whole genome shotgun sequence.
gcaagactcatctcactgcagggtgatagaaggacagcccatctactcacccagaaaaaatcaggacattctgatgtggagtttcaaaataaaagacctttgaaatcccatatatgagctatcagccctgtgtttagataagaataaaacgaaatctctccctgatgcaagactcatctcactgcagggtgatagaaggacagcccatctactcacccagaacaaatcaggacattctgatgtggagtttcaaaataaaagacctttgaaatcccatatatgagctatcagccctgtgtttagataagaataaaacgaaatctctccctgatgcaagactcatctcactgcagggtgatagaaggacagcccatctactcacccagaaaaaatcaggacattctgatgtggagtttcaaaataaaagacctttgaaatcccatatatgagctatcagcacCTGTGTATTCTCATGTTCTGATTAACCCAGCCTCCACcaaatttctcttttttttgtgtctatatctacgccgggatcctgagtcgaggctgatcctattatatgggatttcaaaggtcttttattttgaaactccacatcagaatgtccggatttcttctgggtgagtagatgggctgtcctatcaccctgcagtgagatgagtcttgcatcagggagagatttcgttttattcttatctaaacacagggctgatagctcatatatgggatttcaaaggtcttttattttgaaactccacatcagaatgtcctgattttttctgggtgagtagatggggtgtccttctatcaccctgcagtgagatgagtcttgcatcagggagagatttcgttttattcttatctaaacacagggctgatagctcatatatgggatttcaaaggtcttttattttgaaactccacatcagaatgtcctgattttttctgggtgagtagatggggtgtccctctatcaccctgcagtgagatgagtcttgcatcagggagagatttcgttttattcttatctaaacacagggctgatagctcatatatgggatttcaaaggtcttttattttgaaactccacatcagaatgtttATCAACCTACAAATCTGAGGGACTCGTTTAGCGTCTCCTATTACCGCCAACACCTCACTGAAAAGTGAACTCTTACATTTCTCTTTTACAATTCCAATCCAGCAACTGCAATTTGAGTTAAACAATTTTAATTTTAAGTTGCAAGTACAATTAAGGACAATAAATGTTGATCCTCATTATCTGGCTTCAATGAGGTTCTCAACGTATTGGACAGTCTTGAGATAAATGTCAACTCCAAAACAATCCGATTCTTGTAGTGGATCGATTGTGTCCTGCAGCAGCATCATTTCAGGATCTGAGAGAGGACTTTCCAGTGTAGGGACATTGACCCCAGGATTATGCTGATTTGAAAATCCACTCTCTTCCCACTGGATCTCTGGTATGAGAATACCCTGACAAAGACAaattgtgtgtatatatatatatatgaataacCTTTCATATGCATTAATACATTAAACAAGCACCGTCATTATCACAAATTAATACAAAATAAGATAAAGAAAAGGTTATGAAATGTTCTATAATTACAAGTAATGATTGTGGAATATGTGAAGGTTATTATGGAAAAGACTTGACTTTACACATGTGGTAAAAAGGACCCTAGTCTTGATTGCACCAAGCAAAGGCTTTTTGAATGCAAGGGTAGTGTGATTATAGTTATGTGTAGAGAATAAGAACCTAAATGTAaggatgtttgtttttttattgattgAGGATCAACAAGAGATTGTGATAAGATTTTTTAACACATTTGGAATTAACCTCAGGATCAGGATCTGCCACCGGATGCAGGGCTTGGCCCACCTGCCAGAACTGGTTTGGAGTCATGTTTTGCTCTGTCCTGATTGGATGGTTGGCCCATGCCTCAGTGAAGACATCAAGGTTGGCCTGGATGCATGGCAGGAAAACATAGTGGCAGCAGAATATGTGCAGGATGCTGCTGATGTCAAGCAGTGTTGTTCCTCAAGAGAGTGCAAGGTGTTGTAAAACACACCCGTAACACTTGAACACATCACGCCAGAGACGTTCAATTctgtatttgaaaaaaaaagatggtcATAAGTTGTAGTTACAGATGATTTGAACAAACTGTTCAATTTTCAAAGTTGAAACGTAATATTGTTATAATTTGGCAATAATCCATTGAATGACACAAGAGTCAGTGCACCatcataaagtacatttttGCTTGAAAATGTTCATGATCTTGGCCTTTAAATTCCTTTTAAAATTAGAATTTTCTTCTGAAAGTTTATTAAAGGGGATGTTAAGAATGAATAGTCTCAAAAGCTTCCAAAATTAGGTTTGACTCACCGTTGGTTGTGTACGCTTTTCCCTGCTATAAAGCTGAGAACATTAATTCTGCTACTCCAACATTTTCCCCTCCATGATCTCCTCTCACTCTGAAAAACAAATCAATTATATGCTTCAGGAAaattacacaattaaaatatatGTAGTATATAAAATATATGACACTACAGTATACTCCCAATAATGTAGTGCCATAAAAATTGAGGAGGCCTACAGTTTTAAACCCCTACTGTACACAATTGTGTCGTCATCTTTAACAATTATAGTTGTGTCAGCAAAGCTAATACATGTTTCCGAGCGCACTTTAGAAGCCTGGAAAGGTATGTGATGGCTATTGTGTTATCTTGTCGGTTCAAACATATGTTCAAGATATGCCTCTTTTAACTAAGAAACAATGTGCAGCTATTTGAGGGGAGCATCTACATACTATGGATAGGTCCACAATCacagtaaaaattacatttggAATGATATGAATACCTCGTTCACAGCTTCATTGAAGAAGACCAAGTGGGTGTCAGACCGGTTGTTGTCTGCTACCTTCAAGTACATAATCTACATACAAGtacatatataatataacacattatcaACTTGATCAATTAGTATTCATTGCAACATAAATCAACTGACGAATGACATGAAACGGTAAGAAAACTAGACACCTCAGAATGATTTGATGTTATATCATGAAGCCTCTTGACATGAGAAATCAAGTCAAAGCTCAATAGAAAGGACTGAATACTTTACATTAATACAAAGTTAACATATGATAGGTGGAATAGGCACTATTCAGTCAGCAAAAAAATTGAAATTACGACTTTGATAAATTAATTTCCAGTATACAAAGCCTGCTTCCCCTCACGAATGAAAAAGAGTAGGTTACTACCCCCTATTTGTACAGAAAATAATCTGAAGCctaatacaacaaataaaaaaacagcagtCTTGTCTCATtttgcagttttttttttttgacagtATAAAGTCTTACCTTTCTTGAAGAGCCATCTATTCCTCCAAAGATAACAAAGTTGTATCTAAGTTTAAACaaataagaaagaaaaaagTAACTCCCAAACACAATACAAAACATCCATAGAAGCATAGATCTCCATAGAATATTTAAGTGGATGAAATCAAAACCAAATTTGTTCATGCTACGTTATGCTATGTTTTGTCAATGgtcatttttaaatattattaaaaaaaaacacaagatatATAAAActagaaatgaaaaataatataatGAACACTTCACATACAGATAGCATGCAAACACACCTGATTAGCTTGTGATTGGTGTCGATGTGCACCATGTACTTAGGGTAAGGAACTGTGTATGTTCTCCTCACCACACATCCCATCCGGGTCATCCTGGAGAGCACACCAACACTGTTCACACGATGCATACACTCGGTCCCATTGCACTCTGTGTCCCTTTGCAAGTAGAGCACCTTGTACTATACTGTAGCCAGCATCTGGCATGGTGCTTTTAATGTTTGTGATCAATAAATCAAATTCATCGTCAATGCAGCCACTATATGAAGCTGATATAGATACATTATTTTCGGCCATCCGCCTAAATAGTGTTGCTCTAGACACACCCAGAAGTCTGGCAATGCAATGTGATGACAGTCCTAGTTCTATAAGATTTGTCAGAGTCTCTACTGACAATGTAAATCGTGGACGCCCACGTCCAGAACCTCTTTGCAACTCCAGGGTCTGTtcattctctctctcctgcTAGATGAGAGTATTAAGGTCTGCAAGTGCAGACAGAATgttctctcctacatcaactatagccgcgttcacactgtggtacttttcccacaaaggttcatgcgaacttagttcatgatcgcgttcacaccaaaaagagccggtactaaaagtagttcatgcgaacctttttaccccctcgaaagtccctgctagagagcagggactttcgagcggctcttttttgagaaaagagctatattcctgattggctgggcgaattgaaaaccacgccccgtaaaactcccaaaaagttttgtgaagccgccattttattatcctccattagcattattagcattagcattagcccagcgcaga
Proteins encoded in this region:
- the LOC139434427 gene encoding uncharacterized protein, whose protein sequence is MTRMGCVVRRTYTVPYPKYMVHIDTNHKLIRYNFVIFGGIDGSSRKIMYLKVADNNRSDTHLVFFNEAVNESERRSWRGKCWSSRINVLSFIAGKSVHNQRIERLWRDVFKCYGCVLQHLALS